The following is a genomic window from Longimicrobium sp..
AGGGCGCGCACCTGGTCCCAGGTCATCCACTCGGCGCGCGCGCCGTACTCCGCGTCCCACCAGGGCTGCGTGCGCGAGCCGATCAGCTCCGCCGCCACGAAGAAGCACGCCGGCAGCCCCCGCGCCCGCAGCAGCGGCGCCGCCACCTCGTAGTTGTCGCGGTAGCCGTCGTCGAAGGTGATGGCGAGCCTCCCGCCCGCGCTCCCGCCCGCCTCCAGCCGCGCCAGCAACTCCGAGAGCGGCACCACGCGGAAATGGCGGGCGAAGAAGTCCAGGTAGCGCGCGAACTCGTCCCGCGAGCAGCCGATCGGGTTCCCCCGCACCCGGTCGTCCACGCGGTGGAAGGCCACGATCACCCCGCGCCGCCCGAAGAGCACCCGGTGCGCCCCCGACGCGAAGAGCGGCGCCGCCAGCCAGTGCTTGAGCCGGAGCCGGCGCCACTGCGCGCTCCCCGGCACCGGCGCGCACGCCGCCGCGCTCACGCGCCCTCCGCCGCCGGACCCGGAGCCAGCGCCGCCCGCCGCTCGGCCTCCGCCCGCTGCACCGCGGGCGCGGCGGAGCGGCGGCGCCCTGGGACCAGCCGCCTGCCGGCCGCGCGCACCCCGCGCAGCGCCGTCGCCCCCGCCACGCGCAGGAAGGGGCGCAGGTCGTCGCGGGCGAACCAGGCCGCCTCCTCCACCCCGCGCAGCGAGCGCAGGTAGCCGCCGAGGCCCAGCGAGCCCTCGCGGAAGTAGTCGAGCACCGACTCCAGGTCGCGCTCCTCCACCATCCACCGGCGTCCCGCGTACTCCGCCGCGGCCGGGAGCGGCTGGCCGGTGAGGTCCAGGTACAGCCAGCGGGCCACGTCCATCCCCGCGCGGTCCACGAACAGGCGGAAGGTGGAGCCGATGCGCGGGTTGGGGTCCAGCAGCTTGTAGCCGCCGTCGCGCGCGTCGTAGCGCCAGCCGATGTCGAGGATGCCGCGATAGCTGACCTTGCGCATGAAGTCGGCGGTGAGGCGATACACCTCCGGGTTCTCCAGGCAGATCCCCAGGCTGGTGGAGCCGGTGTGCACCGGGTGCTGCCGCAGCTTCTTCCCCGTGAACCCGGCCACGCACCCCGAGTCCGCGCCGAAGTAGCCG
Proteins encoded in this region:
- a CDS encoding polysaccharide deacetylase family protein; this translates as MSAAACAPVPGSAQWRRLRLKHWLAAPLFASGAHRVLFGRRGVIVAFHRVDDRVRGNPIGCSRDEFARYLDFFARHFRVVPLSELLARLEAGGSAGGRLAITFDDGYRDNYEVAAPLLRARGLPACFFVAAELIGSRTQPWWDAEYGARAEWMTWDQVRALHAEGFEIGAHTLSHADLGRTHGEAAEREIAGCRARLERELGAPVTLFSFPYGAAHRMTEENRARVARAGFRCCLSAYGGTVAPGDDPFRLRRAPVSPWHLSPAHLGFELLFRPPTEAAASPGLNGGG